Within the Streptomyces sp. NBC_00353 genome, the region ATGTCGTGGGCCGGCTTCCGCCGGGAGACGCTGATCTGGACCGGCCGCGGCGGGGAACCGACGTGGTACTCGACTTGGCCGACCCTGCGCCGAGGCTTTTGCCCGCGCTGCGGCACCCACCTCGTCTCCGTAGCGGACGGCTCGGACATGGTCATGGTGACGACGTTCAGCCTCAGCGAGCAGAGCGGCGGCCTGGAGCCCATGGGGCACAGCTTCCGTCAGCGTGCCGTGCCATGGATGACCGTCGCCCTCGTTCCCGACCCGCTCCACTCGTAGCAGCGGGCGACAGGCCGCGTACCGGCGGCCCCAGCAGTGACCGCCCCCCATGTCCTTCGGGTGTGCGAGACGGCCCCCGGCTGGGGGGCGGGAGCCAAGATCAGGCCTGCACCAACAGGCGTGCAGCGGCCCACCGAATTCAGAGCCCGGCGACCTTGGCGCTCGCCGACAACTCGTAGACCAGGGTGACCGTGCGGCGGCTCCCGGGCGGGAGAGTGACGTCCCAGCGGGCGATGCCCTCGGCGTCGACCACGTCGGGCGCCGGGGAGCACGAATCCTTGTGCAGACGTATCTCCACCGCCGAGACCTCGGAGACCGGGATCCGCTCCCGAAGGACGACCACCCGCTCGTCGTGCTCCCCGGGGGCGGAGAACCGGGACAGGTGCAGCCGGACCGTGCGGGTGACCACGGTCCGCTGGGTGATACCGGCCGAGTCGCGGGACTCCTCGGCATGCCGGACCACCCTGTAGTCGTCGCAGCTGCCGAAGGCCAGCTCAACGGGGGCGCCAGGGGCAGTGAAGTCCAGGGTGCCGCGGCCGCTGAATCCGCTGCCGCGGACCAGGTCCACGGGCCCGGCGAGCAGCGCGTGGCCGGACAGGTTGTCGAACCGCACCACCTGGGTGACCAGGGGGGACAACTCCGGTGAACAGGCGTACTCACCGGGCGCGGCCGTGGTGAATGCGGAGAGCAGCACTCGATGGGCGCGGCCGTCACCAGGCACCGAGACCGGCGCGGGGGATCTCAACACCCGCGCCTCGCCGCCGTCGTCCAGCCCCGGCAGGCCGAGCACCGAGGCCGGGCCGAGGGACCCGATCTCCTCCTCGCGCAGCTCGACGTCGACCGTGCGGCGCTCCGCCGCGGAGCGGTCCTTGAGCGTCAGCCGGTCCTCACCCAGCCGTGGCGGATCGGTGGCCAGCGCCGAGCGGGCCGTCGACAATGTCAGGCGTACGTCCGACCAGTCCTCACCGGTGCGCTGCCAGACCACGGCGTCGGTCTCCAGTGTCAGGGAGTCCCCGTCGAGCACGGCCCGGTAGGCGGGCCGCCACAGCGCACACGGGGTGAGGTGGCTCAGGCGCAGCCCGACCGGCCCGGCGGCCGTGGCCTCCACGGTCAGCTCGATATGGCCGACCAGCTCGGCTGGCTCCT harbors:
- a CDS encoding GFA family protein; amino-acid sequence: MTESTTTPDLRTGRCQCGDTAYEVTGVPDDPHLCSCEHCTLLSGSPAMSWAGFRRETLIWTGRGGEPTWYSTWPTLRRGFCPRCGTHLVSVADGSDMVMVTTFSLSEQSGGLEPMGHSFRQRAVPWMTVALVPDPLHS
- a CDS encoding DUF4139 domain-containing protein; amino-acid sequence: MSTAPKPIALPVTAVTCLEDRAHIERAVVLDLEAGVQRLRLGPVSALAVDRTLHAELTADHPATVLDVRIVRSWTPCGPLPSTDDDSALRHRVHTLEEERLALGKRRDRLHARLDLLGRLAADLLREIGEGAGSGETERLRWARELDRVDDERDAHGEQLRTVEARLAALAVELGEAQRAMHLSEEEPAELVGHIELTVEATAAGPVGLRLSHLTPCALWRPAYRAVLDGDSLTLETDAVVWQRTGEDWSDVRLTLSTARSALATDPPRLGEDRLTLKDRSAAERRTVDVELREEEIGSLGPASVLGLPGLDDGGEARVLRSPAPVSVPGDGRAHRVLLSAFTTAAPGEYACSPELSPLVTQVVRFDNLSGHALLAGPVDLVRGSGFSGRGTLDFTAPGAPVELAFGSCDDYRVVRHAEESRDSAGITQRTVVTRTVRLHLSRFSAPGEHDERVVVLRERIPVSEVSAVEIRLHKDSCSPAPDVVDAEGIARWDVTLPPGSRRTVTLVYELSASAKVAGL